From Pseudanabaena sp. PCC 6802, one genomic window encodes:
- a CDS encoding hydantoinase B/oxoprolinase family protein: MDTDIDLKSDLSQWQFWIDRGGTFTDIVAQSPNRELIVRKLLSENPERYQDAAVQGIRDILGIPFDMPIPTDRIAAIKMGTTVATNALLERKGDRTLLLITKGFRDALRIGDQKRPQIFARQIILPEMLYERVIEVEERYTSDGEALMPVQINESLMESLQAAYDDDIRACAIVFMHSYRYPEHEDRVAEIARAIGFTQISVSHQVSPLMKLVGRGDTTVVDAYLSPILRRYVEQLRVGLQGVEEGCRGSATVPAPNPSVPPAISNEEKDSMRILFMQSHGGLTDARLFQGKDSILSGPAGGIVGAVKTSMAAGFDKIIGFDMGGTSTDVSHFNSEYERRFETEVAGVRLRTPMLSIHTVAAGGGSILSFDGARYRVGPASAGANPGPACYRRGGPLTVTDCNVMVGKIQPAYFPQVFGGSGNLPLDAAIVRQRFTTLAAAISQQIGDSSSGDPAPQPPEQVAEGFLTIAIATMANAIKKISVQRGYDVTEYTLCCFGGAGGQHACLIAEALGITRIFIHPLAGVLSAYGMGLADLRSLKDKAVEVQLTAEIIPILKSTLDVLAMEAKQEIIAQGVEDTYIQAIRRVYLRYVGTDAASIVEFADVATMRSQFERTYRQRYGFTMSDKELIVEALAVEAIAQMTAMEEPILTANRTTPLEPIDTVEVYAKGEWHRVPVYQRRDLQPGDRVRGAALIIEPTGTNVIEPGWYAELTARNHLIIVQFAGDKNGRDSAPVPALDRSPQSSENDRYRHPDPVLLEIFNNLFRAIAEEMGITLQNTSYSVNIKERLDFSCAIFDEEGQLVANAPHIPVHLGSMSESIRALIAAKGDTLKPGDVYLSNNPYNGGTHLPDITVMTPVFPVDSKAADIARPIFYVASRGHHADIGGITPGSMPPYSTTIEQEGILLDNIQLVDRGRFLETEIAELLKSGSYPARNSTQNLADLQAQVAANERGVAELYRTIAHYGLEKVQAYMQHVQDNAEASVRRAIDVLSNGSFTYLTDAGNRIQVRLEIDRTDRSATVDFTGTSPQQLSNFNAPLAVCKAAVLYVFRTLVDDDIPLNAGCLKPLKIIVPEGCLLNPKFPAAVVAGNVETSQAIVNALYGALGILAASQGTMNNFTFGNEKYQYYETICGGSGAGAGFSGTDAVQTHMTNSRLTDPEVLEWRFPVLIEDFAIRPNSGGEGRYSGGNGVTRRIQFREAMTAAILSGHRVVAPFGLQGGSAGQVGRNSVQRRNGEVEILASSAAVQMQPGDVFVIETPGGGGFGK; this comes from the coding sequence ATGGATACCGACATCGATCTTAAGTCCGATCTCTCGCAGTGGCAGTTTTGGATCGATCGTGGCGGTACGTTTACTGATATCGTAGCGCAGAGTCCCAATCGCGAACTTATCGTTCGCAAGTTATTGTCGGAAAATCCCGAGCGATACCAGGATGCTGCCGTTCAAGGAATTCGCGATATTTTAGGCATACCATTCGACATGCCCATTCCCACCGATCGGATCGCAGCAATCAAGATGGGCACGACGGTGGCGACCAACGCGCTTTTGGAGCGGAAGGGCGATCGCACGCTTCTCTTAATTACAAAGGGATTTCGCGATGCTCTGCGCATTGGCGATCAAAAGCGTCCTCAAATTTTTGCCCGTCAGATTATCCTACCGGAAATGCTCTACGAGCGTGTAATTGAGGTAGAGGAGCGCTATACGTCTGACGGTGAGGCATTAATGCCCGTGCAAATTAATGAGTCGCTAATGGAATCCCTACAAGCTGCTTATGACGATGATATTCGCGCCTGTGCCATTGTCTTCATGCATAGCTACCGCTATCCCGAGCATGAAGATCGAGTAGCTGAGATCGCGCGCGCGATCGGCTTCACACAAATCTCTGTGTCCCATCAGGTTAGTCCATTAATGAAATTAGTGGGACGGGGCGATACTACAGTGGTGGATGCTTATCTCTCACCAATTCTACGGCGCTATGTGGAACAGTTACGGGTTGGTTTGCAGGGGGTGGAGGAAGGATGTAGGGGCAGTGCCACCGTGCCTGCCCCAAACCCATCGGTTCCACCAGCGATATCCAACGAAGAAAAAGATAGCATGAGGATTTTATTTATGCAGTCCCATGGGGGACTGACAGATGCGCGGCTATTCCAGGGTAAAGATAGCATTCTGTCGGGGCCAGCAGGGGGGATCGTAGGAGCGGTCAAGACTAGTATGGCAGCAGGGTTTGACAAGATTATTGGATTTGACATGGGAGGGACTTCCACTGATGTCTCCCATTTTAATAGTGAATACGAACGCAGATTTGAAACAGAAGTAGCTGGCGTGCGCTTGCGTACCCCAATGTTATCGATTCATACCGTAGCGGCAGGGGGCGGATCGATTCTCTCGTTCGATGGCGCTCGCTACCGCGTCGGCCCTGCATCAGCAGGAGCTAATCCAGGACCCGCCTGCTATCGTCGTGGTGGCCCGTTGACGGTGACGGACTGTAATGTGATGGTGGGCAAAATACAACCGGCGTACTTCCCTCAGGTGTTCGGTGGATCTGGAAATTTACCGCTTGATGCGGCAATTGTACGGCAAAGGTTTACAACCCTGGCTGCTGCAATTAGCCAGCAAATAGGCGATTCTTCTAGTGGAGATCCAGCGCCGCAACCTCCAGAGCAAGTCGCTGAAGGCTTTCTAACTATCGCGATCGCCACAATGGCAAATGCAATTAAAAAGATCTCGGTGCAACGCGGCTATGACGTGACGGAATATACGCTTTGCTGTTTTGGTGGCGCAGGGGGACAGCACGCCTGTTTAATCGCAGAAGCTTTGGGCATAACCCGAATTTTCATTCATCCTTTGGCGGGCGTACTGTCAGCCTATGGTATGGGCTTAGCCGATCTGCGATCGCTTAAGGATAAAGCCGTAGAGGTGCAGTTAACCGCAGAAATTATCCCCATTCTAAAGTCAACTCTAGACGTACTGGCAATGGAGGCCAAACAAGAGATTATCGCTCAAGGAGTAGAAGATACTTATATCCAGGCAATCCGCCGCGTCTATTTACGCTACGTGGGGACAGATGCGGCATCGATTGTAGAATTCGCGGATGTTGCCACCATGCGATCGCAGTTTGAACGGACATATCGCCAGCGCTATGGCTTCACTATGTCGGATAAAGAATTAATCGTAGAAGCATTGGCTGTTGAGGCGATCGCCCAAATGACGGCAATGGAAGAGCCAATTTTGACAGCGAATAGAACAACACCACTAGAGCCAATTGATACAGTTGAGGTGTACGCGAAAGGGGAATGGCATCGCGTGCCTGTCTATCAACGACGGGATTTGCAGCCTGGCGATCGCGTTCGCGGTGCAGCCTTGATTATCGAACCGACAGGTACCAATGTCATCGAACCGGGTTGGTACGCAGAATTAACCGCACGGAATCATTTGATTATCGTCCAGTTCGCGGGCGATAAAAACGGTAGGGACAGTGCCCCCGTGCCTGCCCTCGATAGATCGCCGCAATCCAGCGAGAACGATCGCTACAGACATCCCGATCCAGTGCTGTTGGAAATTTTTAATAACCTGTTTCGCGCGATCGCTGAGGAAATGGGTATTACGCTCCAAAATACCAGCTATTCGGTCAATATCAAAGAGCGTTTGGATTTCTCCTGCGCCATTTTTGACGAAGAGGGGCAGTTAGTGGCAAACGCACCGCATATTCCCGTGCATTTGGGTTCGATGAGCGAAAGTATTCGTGCTTTGATTGCAGCGAAAGGCGATACGCTCAAACCTGGAGATGTCTATCTCTCCAATAATCCCTATAACGGCGGTACCCATTTGCCCGACATTACTGTGATGACTCCGGTTTTCCCTGTTGATTCTAAAGCAGCAGATATAGCCCGCCCAATATTCTATGTAGCATCGCGCGGACACCATGCCGACATTGGCGGTATCACACCTGGTTCCATGCCGCCCTACAGCACCACTATCGAGCAAGAAGGGATTTTGCTCGACAACATCCAACTCGTGGATCGAGGCAGATTCCTAGAAACAGAAATTGCGGAGCTTTTGAAAAGTGGTAGTTACCCCGCGCGCAACTCCACTCAGAATCTTGCAGATCTTCAAGCCCAGGTTGCTGCCAACGAACGCGGTGTGGCAGAACTATATCGCACGATCGCCCATTATGGACTAGAAAAGGTGCAGGCATACATGCAGCACGTTCAGGATAATGCTGAGGCATCGGTACGTCGAGCGATCGATGTTTTAAGTAATGGCAGCTTCACCTATCTCACTGATGCGGGCAATCGAATTCAGGTGCGGCTCGAGATCGATCGCACCGATCGCTCTGCCACAGTTGACTTTACTGGAACGTCCCCTCAACAGTTGAGTAACTTTAACGCACCGCTAGCTGTATGTAAGGCAGCCGTTCTCTATGTATTTCGCACCCTAGTAGATGATGATATCCCCCTCAATGCGGGATGTCTGAAACCGCTGAAGATAATCGTGCCAGAAGGCTGCCTGCTCAATCCCAAATTTCCGGCTGCGGTAGTAGCTGGTAATGTGGAGACTTCGCAGGCGATCGTGAATGCTTTATACGGTGCACTTGGTATTCTCGCTGCTTCCCAAGGTACGATGAATAACTTCACGTTTGGGAATGAAAAATATCAATATTATGAGACTATTTGCGGTGGTTCTGGGGCAGGCGCAGGTTTCAGTGGTACTGATGCCGTCCAAACCCACATGACTAACTCTCGCCTTACCGATCCTGAAGTGCTGGAGTGGCGCTTCCCAGTTCTAATTGAGGATTTTGCGATTCGCCCCAACAGTGGCGGTGAGGGGCGATACAGTGGTGGCAACGGTGTAACGCGACGCATACAATTTCGCGAAGCAATGACAGCGGCAATTTTGTCAGGGCATCGAGTAGTTGCACCGTTTGGCTTGCAGGGAGGAAGCGCGGGTCAAGTCGGTCGCAATTCAGTACAGCGCCGCAATGGGGAAGTTGAAATTCTAGCCAGCAGTGCCGCCGTACAGATGCAACCTGGCGATGTATTTGTAATTGAAACACCCGGAGGCGGAGGATTCGGGAAATAA
- a CDS encoding bifunctional 4-hydroxy-2-oxoglutarate aldolase/2-dehydro-3-deoxy-phosphogluconate aldolase has protein sequence MTAWLSLLQQQRVIAVIRATNAIVAREMALAAAAGGIKLMEITWNTDKADSLIPKLQQELPDCKIGTGTVLNPEMAAEAIASGCSFIFTPHTSPEIIELGRAANIPVIAGALTPTEIVTAWQAGAAAVKVFPIKSVGGVSYLECLQPVLGDIPLIPTGGVTAENTSLFLDAGAIAVGISSNLFCHEAVAEGDWTTVISKAQLLMQQVQPFQGRS, from the coding sequence GTGACCGCCTGGTTAAGTTTACTCCAACAACAACGTGTAATTGCTGTAATTCGTGCTACGAACGCGATCGTAGCGCGCGAGATGGCCTTAGCTGCTGCGGCAGGTGGTATTAAGCTGATGGAAATTACCTGGAATACTGACAAGGCAGACTCATTAATTCCTAAACTGCAACAGGAACTACCCGACTGTAAAATTGGCACCGGCACGGTACTTAATCCCGAGATGGCTGCTGAGGCGATCGCCAGTGGTTGCAGTTTTATTTTCACGCCACACACCAGCCCGGAAATTATCGAACTAGGTCGTGCTGCCAACATACCTGTAATCGCAGGAGCGCTGACCCCTACGGAAATCGTTACAGCATGGCAAGCAGGTGCCGCTGCCGTTAAAGTATTTCCAATTAAGTCAGTGGGAGGAGTTAGTTATCTGGAATGTCTCCAACCAGTATTGGGCGATATTCCCCTCATCCCTACGGGTGGTGTCACGGCGGAAAATACTAGTTTATTTCTCGATGCTGGGGCGATCGCCGTGGGTATTTCCAGCAACCTCTTCTGCCATGAAGCAGTAGCTGAGGGCGACTGGACAACTGTAATATCGAAAGCTCAGTTACTCATGCAACAGGTACAACCATTTCAAGGGCGATCGTAA
- a CDS encoding J domain-containing protein translates to MSLLTDRNTHYHTLGVTHQAAQSEIKRAYRRLVKQFHPDCNRDLASHDRISAINVAYEVLGNPQARATYDRSLGIANLKASDGVNVTNGRSARSSSLDEERKLDLWIRQVYTPISDLLEEILGAIDEQIDDLSADPYDDELMGNFQDYIDECRGSFTKAQILFRAMPNPVSVASVATHLYHCLSVLGDGIEELNYFTLNFDDRHLHTGQEMWRIAEEMRSYAQTAMHNLSR, encoded by the coding sequence ATGTCTCTGTTAACCGATCGCAATACCCACTACCATACCTTAGGTGTGACTCATCAGGCTGCCCAGTCTGAGATTAAGCGCGCTTATCGAAGGTTGGTAAAGCAGTTCCATCCCGACTGCAACCGCGATCTGGCAAGCCACGATCGCATATCAGCGATTAACGTTGCCTACGAAGTCCTGGGCAATCCCCAAGCACGTGCCACCTACGATCGCAGTCTTGGCATTGCTAACCTTAAAGCATCCGATGGTGTAAATGTTACTAATGGGCGATCGGCGCGGTCATCCAGTTTAGATGAAGAGCGAAAACTAGACCTGTGGATTAGACAAGTCTATACCCCCATCTCAGATTTATTAGAAGAAATCCTTGGCGCGATCGACGAACAAATTGACGATCTATCCGCCGATCCCTACGACGATGAGTTAATGGGAAATTTTCAAGACTATATCGATGAATGTCGCGGCTCGTTTACGAAGGCGCAGATCCTATTCCGAGCGATGCCAAATCCAGTCTCTGTTGCGAGCGTTGCTACTCATCTCTATCATTGTCTCAGTGTTTTGGGAGATGGCATTGAAGAATTAAATTACTTTACACTCAATTTTGACGATCGTCACCTGCACACGGGACAAGAAATGTGGCGCATTGCTGAAGAAATGAGGAGTTACGCCCAAACCGCCATGCACAATTTGAGTAGGTGA
- a CDS encoding Uma2 family endonuclease encodes MNSVVLNLEPVLHLSNEQFYQLCISNPDLNLERSAKGELIIVPPVGGESGNREAGLIADLEIWNRQTDLGITFSSSTIFILPNGANRSPDAAWVSLERWQSLTQSDREKFPPLCPDFAIELRSRTDSLKTLQEKMQEYLDNGLRLGWLINPQNRQVEIYRLGQPVEVVAIPTKLSGEDVLPGFELQVS; translated from the coding sequence ATGAATTCTGTTGTCCTGAATCTAGAACCCGTCCTGCATCTCAGTAACGAACAGTTTTATCAATTGTGCATTTCTAATCCAGACTTAAACTTAGAGCGCAGCGCTAAAGGAGAGTTAATTATCGTGCCACCAGTAGGAGGAGAAAGCGGTAATCGAGAAGCAGGACTGATTGCAGATTTAGAAATATGGAACCGCCAAACAGATTTGGGAATTACGTTCAGCTCGTCTACCATATTCATCTTGCCTAATGGAGCCAATCGTTCCCCTGATGCGGCATGGGTATCGCTAGAGCGGTGGCAGAGTTTAACACAGAGCGATCGCGAGAAATTTCCACCCCTTTGTCCGGACTTTGCGATCGAGTTACGCTCTCGCACTGACTCACTTAAAACGCTGCAAGAAAAAATGCAGGAATATTTAGACAACGGTCTGCGTTTAGGTTGGCTGATTAATCCCCAAAACCGACAGGTAGAAATTTATCGATTGGGGCAACCAGTAGAAGTAGTTGCCATCCCAACTAAGCTATCTGGGGAGGACGTGTTACCAGGATTTGAATTGCAAGTATCGTAA
- a CDS encoding multicopper oxidase family protein: protein MKITRREAIKLGLASSGALLSPFGFSDLALAQFSPQIPRFEQPFRLPPELKPARSDATTDYYEIVMQKAQVEFLPGLKTEIWGYNGISPGPTIRQQRDRKSVVRFINNLDVSTSIHLHGMASLPQYDGYAEDLIPPGYYKDYRYPNNRASTLWYHDHAIRHTSRNVYMGLAGMYIVEDDVERSLNLPQGEYEVPLIIQDKKFAIDGSLIFDDRGQRSLYGDVMLVNGVPWPRMEVANRKYRFRILNAGASRTCQLSLSTGDDLIVIGSDAGLLSAPVRTKTLRLAMAERYGFIVDFSKYPIGTRVILRNPILPTNGDIDARTSEIMCFDVVRRESDDSSLPDKLRLVQPIPVSATTPVRTFRFGRGGNQWTINNQTWNRHRVDANPNLDGIEIWNLVGAGGGWIHPVHIHLVDLQLLDRNGSPPLPYERGWKDVFYVGENQTVRVVAKFGPHTGKYMMHCHNIVHEDHDMMTQFEVGQGGPDPMSVPAQPLPAPPL from the coding sequence ATGAAAATCACTAGACGAGAAGCAATTAAGCTGGGATTAGCTAGTAGTGGAGCGTTACTTTCCCCCTTTGGGTTCTCCGATCTTGCCCTTGCCCAGTTTAGTCCCCAAATCCCGCGCTTCGAGCAACCATTCCGCCTCCCACCCGAACTCAAACCCGCGCGCAGCGATGCCACGACCGATTACTACGAGATCGTCATGCAAAAGGCTCAAGTTGAGTTTTTGCCCGGCCTTAAAACAGAAATCTGGGGCTACAACGGCATTTCACCGGGGCCTACAATTAGACAACAACGCGATCGCAAATCAGTCGTCCGATTTATTAACAATCTGGATGTCAGTACTTCAATTCACTTGCATGGCATGGCTTCACTGCCACAATACGATGGCTATGCCGAAGATTTAATCCCACCTGGCTATTACAAAGATTATCGCTATCCCAACAACCGCGCTTCAACCCTGTGGTACCACGATCATGCTATTCGCCATACTTCCCGTAACGTCTACATGGGTTTGGCAGGCATGTATATCGTCGAAGACGATGTCGAACGCAGTTTGAATTTACCTCAGGGTGAATATGAGGTGCCTTTGATTATTCAAGACAAGAAATTTGCGATCGATGGTTCGTTAATCTTTGACGATCGCGGTCAAAGGAGTCTTTATGGCGATGTCATGTTGGTTAACGGCGTACCCTGGCCGCGCATGGAGGTGGCAAACCGCAAATATCGCTTCCGCATCTTGAATGCTGGAGCTTCTCGCACCTGTCAGCTATCTCTCAGTACTGGTGACGATTTGATTGTCATAGGTTCCGATGCTGGTTTATTAAGCGCTCCAGTCAGGACAAAAACGCTACGGTTGGCGATGGCAGAGCGCTATGGTTTCATCGTTGACTTCTCTAAATATCCCATTGGCACCAGAGTTATTCTGAGAAATCCCATTCTCCCTACTAATGGCGATATCGATGCACGTACGAGTGAGATTATGTGCTTTGATGTCGTGCGTCGCGAAAGCGACGATAGCTCGCTTCCCGATAAATTACGTTTGGTGCAACCAATCCCAGTATCTGCTACTACCCCAGTCAGAACGTTTCGGTTTGGTCGCGGCGGTAACCAATGGACGATTAACAACCAGACTTGGAATCGCCATCGCGTGGATGCTAATCCCAATTTAGATGGCATCGAGATTTGGAATCTAGTTGGAGCGGGAGGAGGATGGATTCATCCCGTACATATACATCTGGTTGACTTGCAACTCCTGGATCGCAACGGTTCGCCGCCACTACCCTACGAACGCGGGTGGAAGGATGTTTTCTATGTGGGTGAGAACCAGACAGTCAGGGTAGTTGCCAAGTTTGGCCCCCATACAGGCAAATATATGATGCACTGCCATAACATCGTGCATGAAGACCATGACATGATGACTCAGTTTGAAGTAGGGCAGGGTGGTCCTGACCCCATGTCAGTACCTGCCCAGCCTCTGCCAGCACCACCTTTGTAG
- a CDS encoding M16 family metallopeptidase translates to MQRQHHRQVLDNGITVLVVENPTADIVATRCFLRGGTSLELPPTIGISHLVAALITKGTVNFSSQEIAEQVESIGASLGTEAAVDYFLLSFKTISSDFAEILHLAAEILRSPTFPDSELELERRLTLQAIAAQQERPFSVAYEQLQPLIYGAHPYGFPGLGKADTISSISQADLVEFHQTQFRPDRMVVSIAGRIDPVSAIVQIEKAFGDWQIPDRSFPIIDMKAQFNPQVVSTAQDTQQAIVMLGYPAPAVTSTDYAALKLIATYLGNGLSSRLFVELREKQGLAYEVSAFYPTRLHTSQFVAYMGTAPHNTQSALDGLRSECDRLRHAPLEPEEIETAKSKLLGQYALGKQTNSQIAQIFGWYETLGLGLDFDPKFTTLVEAVTVEDLQRAANTYLSTPAISLVGPASALEIKS, encoded by the coding sequence ATGCAGCGCCAACATCACCGCCAGGTTTTAGACAATGGAATAACAGTGCTAGTAGTAGAGAATCCTACGGCTGACATTGTGGCGACGCGCTGTTTTTTGCGAGGTGGTACTAGTTTAGAGCTGCCGCCCACAATTGGTATATCGCATCTCGTTGCTGCTTTAATTACTAAAGGAACGGTTAATTTCTCGTCGCAAGAGATCGCCGAGCAGGTGGAATCGATTGGTGCTTCTTTGGGAACGGAAGCCGCTGTGGATTATTTTTTACTCAGCTTTAAAACCATTAGTTCTGACTTTGCGGAGATTTTGCATTTAGCGGCAGAAATTTTGCGATCGCCCACATTTCCAGATAGCGAACTAGAACTGGAGCGCCGCCTTACCTTGCAAGCGATCGCCGCGCAGCAAGAGCGCCCCTTCTCGGTTGCCTACGAACAGCTACAGCCTTTGATTTATGGCGCTCACCCCTATGGATTTCCTGGCCTAGGTAAAGCAGATACGATTAGCAGTATCAGTCAGGCAGACCTGGTTGAATTTCACCAAACTCAATTTCGTCCCGATCGCATGGTGGTTAGTATTGCTGGACGCATCGATCCCGTCAGCGCGATCGTGCAAATCGAAAAAGCCTTTGGGGACTGGCAGATCCCAGATCGCTCGTTTCCGATTATTGATATGAAGGCTCAATTCAATCCTCAGGTTGTCTCTACAGCGCAGGATACTCAGCAAGCGATCGTGATGCTGGGTTACCCCGCACCCGCCGTTACTTCGACCGACTACGCTGCTTTAAAATTGATTGCAACTTATTTAGGCAATGGGCTTTCCAGCCGCTTGTTCGTGGAGTTGCGGGAGAAGCAGGGACTGGCGTACGAGGTTTCAGCCTTTTATCCCACCCGGCTCCACACATCCCAGTTCGTCGCCTACATGGGCACGGCACCGCACAACACGCAATCGGCCTTAGATGGCTTGCGTTCCGAATGCGATCGCCTGAGGCACGCCCCCTTAGAACCTGAGGAAATCGAAACTGCAAAAAGCAAGCTCCTGGGGCAATATGCGCTAGGAAAGCAAACCAACAGCCAGATTGCCCAGATATTTGGCTGGTACGAAACATTGGGCTTAGGCCTGGACTTCGATCCCAAATTTACGACGCTAGTCGAAGCCGTCACCGTTGAAGATTTACAAAGGGCAGCCAACACCTATCTCTCCACCCCAGCAATTTCCCTGGTAGGGCCAGCTAGCGCTCTAGAGATTAAGTCATAG
- a CDS encoding M16 family metallopeptidase translates to MPITCSRIAEKSSLGATFLKLDNGLTLIHQELPATSVVSVDVWVKAGTTAEPEEWSGMAHFLEHMIFKGTDTIVPGEFDCLIELEGGVANAATSHDYAHYMFTTASSSFASTMPYLAEMLLNASIPDCEFEQERLVVLEEMRQSQDDPDWLAFQNLMQTAYGQHPYNRSVLGSEEILLSLTPEHMRCFHRSCYRPELMTVAVVGAISQEEAIAVVSESFAGCQLPFNSTSSSQVQLADLDLACLPALLDIRRHTEHLPRLQHGRMTMAWIGPCVDRLEDALQLELVSTILAEGRTSRLVKELREELGWVHDISSGFTMQKEPGLFTVGAYLDRQYLEPVEHKILEQIHQITTTPVTEAELKRAKRSLCNSFAFAVESPHQLASFLGYYGLLGCQGLCSDWSEVYANTIAKVQPQDLLQLAQKYLSPQKYAIATLLPPT, encoded by the coding sequence GTGCCAATTACCTGTAGCAGGATCGCGGAAAAATCTAGTCTAGGCGCAACGTTTCTAAAACTAGACAATGGCTTAACACTAATTCATCAAGAACTTCCCGCCACTTCAGTTGTCAGCGTCGATGTGTGGGTAAAGGCGGGAACTACTGCCGAGCCAGAAGAATGGTCTGGGATGGCTCATTTTCTGGAACACATGATTTTTAAGGGCACTGACACGATCGTGCCAGGTGAGTTTGACTGTTTGATCGAATTAGAAGGCGGGGTTGCCAATGCCGCCACCAGTCACGACTACGCCCATTACATGTTCACGACTGCATCCAGCAGCTTTGCCTCTACGATGCCCTACTTGGCAGAAATGCTGCTAAATGCCAGTATCCCCGATTGCGAGTTCGAGCAGGAGCGCTTAGTCGTACTCGAAGAAATGCGCCAATCCCAGGATGACCCTGACTGGTTGGCATTTCAAAACCTGATGCAGACTGCCTACGGGCAGCATCCCTATAACCGCTCGGTACTGGGTTCAGAGGAAATCTTACTGAGCTTGACCCCAGAACACATGCGCTGCTTTCATCGCAGTTGCTATCGTCCCGAACTGATGACTGTAGCGGTGGTGGGCGCGATCTCGCAGGAAGAGGCGATCGCGGTTGTGTCCGAGTCCTTCGCTGGGTGCCAATTGCCTTTCAACTCCACTAGCTCCAGTCAGGTACAGTTAGCCGATCTCGATCTGGCATGCCTGCCCGCTCTATTGGATATTCGCCGTCACACCGAGCACCTGCCGCGCCTGCAACACGGTCGCATGACGATGGCCTGGATCGGCCCCTGTGTCGATCGCTTGGAAGATGCTTTGCAACTGGAACTGGTCTCCACCATTCTGGCGGAAGGACGTACTTCGCGTTTGGTTAAAGAGTTGCGGGAAGAGTTGGGCTGGGTGCACGATATTAGTAGCGGGTTCACCATGCAAAAAGAGCCAGGACTGTTTACCGTTGGCGCGTATCTGGATAGGCAATACCTGGAGCCAGTCGAGCACAAGATCTTAGAACAGATTCATCAAATTACCACCACCCCCGTTACAGAAGCAGAACTGAAACGTGCCAAACGTTCCCTCTGTAATAGCTTTGCATTCGCAGTCGAGTCTCCGCATCAACTTGCCAGCTTTTTAGGGTACTATGGCTTACTCGGTTGCCAGGGGCTGTGCTCTGATTGGTCGGAGGTTTACGCTAATACGATCGCGAAGGTGCAACCGCAGGATCTACTGCAACTAGCTCAGAAGTACTTATCGCCCCAAAAATATGCGATCGCTACTCTGCTACCCCCCACCTGA
- a CDS encoding NUDIX hydrolase, translating to MNPKSHNISQDRNSQDRNEEPEIQVAIAILSRQSKFLLQLRDNIPNIIHPGCWALFGGHLEPGEDSEQGLKRELLEEIGYAPPVVNLFGTYPRPGVIRYVYHAELSVDIDDLKLGEGWDMAWVSVEDIQTGECYSAIAKQVRPIAFPHQQILLEFVHMGIGYFRSSVLG from the coding sequence GTGAACCCCAAAAGTCATAACATTAGTCAAGATCGCAACAGTCAAGATCGCAACGAAGAGCCAGAAATCCAGGTGGCGATCGCGATCCTCTCCCGTCAAAGTAAATTCCTGCTCCAACTGCGCGATAACATTCCTAACATAATTCATCCTGGTTGTTGGGCTTTGTTTGGTGGGCACCTGGAACCCGGAGAAGATTCAGAGCAGGGGCTAAAACGCGAATTACTAGAAGAAATCGGCTATGCTCCACCAGTTGTCAATCTATTTGGGACATATCCCCGTCCAGGTGTAATCCGGTACGTTTACCATGCCGAACTAAGCGTTGATATTGACGATCTCAAGTTGGGTGAGGGCTGGGATATGGCTTGGGTATCGGTGGAGGATATTCAAACAGGGGAGTGCTATTCCGCGATCGCCAAACAAGTTCGCCCCATTGCATTCCCACATCAACAAATCTTGTTAGAATTCGTGCATATGGGGATCGGCTATTTCAGGTCATCTGTGCTAGGATGA
- a CDS encoding RNA recognition motif domain-containing protein: MSIYVGNLSYEVTLQDITNVFAEYGSVKRVQLPTDRETGRMRGFGFVEMDTETEETAAIEALDGAEWMGRDLKVNKARPREDRNFSGGGDRRGGGNRTSRRY, translated from the coding sequence ATGTCAATTTATGTCGGCAACTTATCCTACGAAGTCACACTGCAGGATATAACCAATGTATTTGCAGAGTATGGCTCGGTCAAACGGGTTCAACTCCCAACCGATCGAGAAACTGGACGCATGCGCGGGTTTGGCTTTGTGGAAATGGATACTGAAACAGAGGAAACGGCGGCCATCGAAGCTTTAGATGGTGCAGAATGGATGGGGCGCGACCTCAAAGTTAATAAGGCAAGACCCCGAGAAGATCGTAATTTTTCTGGTGGCGGCGATCGTAGAGGCGGTGGCAATAGAACTTCTCGCCGCTATTAA